GAAGGCGAGTAAAGTCAACGACAGTAAGGGTTCTCGTTGACAACAATCCTCCCTTCCGTGTACACTAATTATAAATATTATAAAGTAAGAATGTCTTTCGGAAGAGAGGTGCATGACGATGAAACAAGAGGAAAGTCGATTACAGACAGCTGTTGATACGTTGAAAGATGCGGGAGTTCGCATAACGCCCCAACGTCATGCGATATTAGAGTATTTAATTCAAACGTTATCTCATCCAACGGCTGATGAGATTTATAAAGCATTGGAAAGCAAATTTCCAAATATGAGTGTAGCGACCGTTTATAACAACTTACGAGTATTTAAAAACGCAGGGCTTGTTAAAGAACTTACCTATGGTGATTCATCCAGTCGATTCGATTGTGTCACAACCGATCACTACCATGTGATTTGTGAAAAGTGCGGTAAGATTGTTGACTTTTCGTATCCAGGATTGGACGAAGTTGAAAATGTTGCTGAACACGTAACTGGGTTCAGAGTGAATAACCACCGCATGGAAGTATACGGTACTTGTCCTGATTGTCAAAACGTTCATTAAGTTGCGACCAACTCACAAACAGATCGATAATAAGTAAAGCACATGGTATTTTCCGATGAAATTACCATGTGTTTTCTTTATGTTTATTTATAATTCGGTGCACCGTCGGTCAATTCCGAATAAGAAAAAAGCTCGGAATGTCTGACTTCAACATTCCGAGCTCTCATTTGCTTTAACCATATGCTAGGACTTAGCCCTCTTCTTTTGGTTGTTTCTTCTGGTTATATTTTTCATCAAACTCAATTCCTTCAAGGGAAGGGTCCATAGTCAAGGGTTGTTTACAGAACATGCAAGCATCAACTCGGCCTAGTACCTTTGTGACCTTGTGGCAATTTGGGCATTCAACTTGGACAGCCTTTGTAGATAACATACCAATCCAAATATAAACCGCTGCACTTGATAAAGTTGCAAGAAATCCGACCAACATGAATATGGTCATTACGGTAAAGCTTGCCTTGAAGTATAGTCCTAGATACATAATGACGATGCCGATAAACACAAGACTTAGTGCAAAGGTCCTGATTTTATTTATTTTACTTGTATATTTTAAAGCCATAATATACATTCCTCCTGCACACAGTATAGCAAATAAGTATTTTGAAATCATGAACATTCTTTTAACTTTTCATATTGTAAAAGGAAAACATGCAATGATATGGAATAGTGTTAAGCAGGGAGAACCGGATATTCATACAGGAGATGATTGTAAGATGGAAGATATATTACGCCCACTATATCAAGAAAGAGCGAGTCGCGAAGAAACCTTGGGAGTTTTGTTAGTTGAGAAACATAAGGCGTTTAGTCCTTCAACGGACCACTTTGATGTCATTTTGTTTATTATTGTCGAAATGGCGGAATCACCATGGCAGGTTAAACATTATGAATTTGAAGACAAGAAGGCAGCTCTTCATGTCGTTAATCTTCAACAATTA
The sequence above is a segment of the Pseudalkalibacillus berkeleyi genome. Coding sequences within it:
- the perR gene encoding peroxide-responsive transcriptional repressor PerR, coding for MKQEESRLQTAVDTLKDAGVRITPQRHAILEYLIQTLSHPTADEIYKALESKFPNMSVATVYNNLRVFKNAGLVKELTYGDSSSRFDCVTTDHYHVICEKCGKIVDFSYPGLDEVENVAEHVTGFRVNNHRMEVYGTCPDCQNVH
- a CDS encoding YgzB family protein; amino-acid sequence: MALKYTSKINKIRTFALSLVFIGIVIMYLGLYFKASFTVMTIFMLVGFLATLSSAAVYIWIGMLSTKAVQVECPNCHKVTKVLGRVDACMFCKQPLTMDPSLEGIEFDEKYNQKKQPKEEG